In Deinococcus ficus, a single genomic region encodes these proteins:
- a CDS encoding M24 family metallopeptidase — protein MTTPAATPVQRMQAALQSTALDGWLMYDFQGLNPHARRVLDIPASVFLTRRFFVWVPREGRAVVLHNHIEGGNWRNITRAWDADLRPFGSHAELDAALKAVVAGQRVAMEYSPLGAVPYVSRVDAGTVERVRAAGAAGIESSADLLQAFLVWSPEDRAAHDHAASVLMRAKDDAFRLIHERLQSGQAVTELEVQALIMDQIRAAGMQAGHDVNVSFGVNAADSHYEPGEAQNATLQPGQCVLIDLWAQEPGRPFADVTWVAHAGEPGPEYAEAWQATRAARDAALSLVQDRFEAEGWGRVQGWELDRAARDAMGEAWEPYFLHRTGHDLGVQIHGSGANLDDYETRDTRTLTPGLCVTIEPGTYPAHRGFGIRTEIDVFLSPAGPEVTTHVQREPFVLGGPDTWAQVRARGYGEPAGE, from the coding sequence ATGACCACTCCCGCCGCAACGCCCGTCCAGCGCATGCAGGCCGCCCTGCAGTCCACCGCCCTGGACGGCTGGCTGATGTACGACTTCCAGGGCCTGAACCCCCATGCCCGGCGCGTGCTGGACATTCCCGCCAGCGTCTTCCTGACGCGGCGGTTTTTCGTGTGGGTGCCCCGCGAGGGCCGCGCGGTGGTGCTGCACAACCACATCGAGGGCGGCAACTGGCGGAACATCACCCGGGCCTGGGACGCCGACCTGCGGCCCTTCGGGTCGCACGCCGAACTGGACGCGGCCCTGAAAGCGGTCGTGGCCGGGCAGCGCGTGGCGATGGAGTACAGCCCCCTGGGCGCGGTGCCGTACGTGAGCCGCGTGGACGCCGGCACCGTGGAGCGCGTGCGGGCCGCCGGGGCCGCCGGGATCGAGAGCAGCGCGGACCTGCTGCAGGCATTCCTGGTGTGGTCGCCGGAGGACCGCGCCGCGCACGACCACGCCGCGAGCGTCCTGATGCGCGCCAAGGACGACGCCTTCCGCCTGATTCACGAGCGGCTGCAGTCCGGGCAGGCGGTCACGGAACTGGAGGTGCAGGCGCTGATCATGGACCAGATCCGCGCGGCAGGCATGCAGGCCGGGCATGACGTGAACGTGAGTTTCGGCGTGAACGCCGCCGACAGCCACTACGAGCCCGGCGAGGCGCAGAACGCCACGCTGCAGCCCGGGCAGTGCGTGCTGATCGACCTGTGGGCGCAGGAGCCGGGCCGGCCGTTCGCGGACGTGACCTGGGTGGCGCATGCGGGCGAGCCGGGCCCGGAGTACGCCGAGGCGTGGCAGGCCACCCGCGCCGCCCGGGACGCCGCGCTGAGCCTGGTGCAGGACCGCTTCGAGGCCGAGGGCTGGGGCCGGGTGCAGGGCTGGGAACTGGACCGCGCTGCCCGGGACGCCATGGGCGAGGCGTGGGAGCCGTACTTCCTGCACCGCACCGGGCATGACCTGGGCGTGCAGATTCACGGGTCCGGCGCGAACCTGGACGATTACGAGACGCGCGACACCCGCACCCTCACGCCCGGGCTGTGCGTGACCATCGAACCCGGCACGTACCCGGCGCACCGGGGCTTCGGGATCCGCACGGAGATCGACGTGTTCCTCTCCCCGGCCGGGCCGGAGGTCACCACGCACGTGCAGCGCGAGCCGTTCGTGCTGGGCGGCCCGGACACCTGGGCGCAGGTGCGCGCCCGCGGGTACGGAGAGCCGGCCGGGGAGTAA
- a CDS encoding IS701 family transposase gives MLAFLLKRSRRPRWTRHFPIWFSPFHTCFRHQAQQQWAPVYVQGLCSPAHRKSMQPLADQVAPGKQDHLQHFITDSPWKTEGREQIVADRAQHLLGGRNAVLIIDDTCLSKFGSHSVGVGRQSSGQAGKITNCQCLVSVTLARDEIPIPLRLRLFLPSEWSTDPARCLQAGVPQEHPLGSTKWEIALREIDDLTGSVQFGMVLADAGYGVNAKFRRALTARGLRWSVGTVRTQRVYPAQVHLIPLPKRSRGRPQKHPTPSEDTETIEAVLVREPWRRVMWRQGTKGPLTGTFAAKYVRLADGNANARGQHLPGEGAWVIGEQRARGERKYYLCNLPPETSFDHLVRVTKQRWACELGHRELKQEVGLDHFEGRTWQGLHHHAVLCLVALLFLQWIRLSQLDGFFGESVPAIRREIAGVSPRRSQRLRLYCSCCTALFSGP, from the coding sequence ATGCTGGCCTTCTTGTTGAAGCGTTCTCGACGCCCGCGGTGGACCCGCCACTTCCCGATCTGGTTCTCCCCGTTCCACACGTGTTTCCGCCATCAGGCCCAGCAGCAATGGGCCCCGGTCTACGTGCAGGGTCTGTGCAGTCCTGCGCACAGGAAAAGTATGCAACCCCTGGCTGACCAGGTGGCCCCCGGCAAGCAGGATCACCTGCAGCACTTCATCACCGACAGCCCCTGGAAGACCGAAGGGCGAGAGCAAATCGTCGCCGACCGGGCACAGCACCTTCTGGGGGGCCGGAATGCCGTGCTCATCATCGACGACACCTGTCTCAGCAAGTTCGGATCTCACTCGGTTGGGGTGGGACGGCAGTCCTCCGGGCAGGCGGGAAAGATCACCAACTGCCAGTGTTTGGTGTCCGTCACACTGGCCCGGGATGAGATTCCTATTCCCCTGCGCCTGAGGCTGTTTCTCCCCTCAGAATGGTCCACCGACCCAGCCAGGTGCCTGCAGGCGGGTGTTCCACAGGAACACCCGCTGGGATCCACCAAATGGGAAATCGCCCTGCGGGAGATCGACGATCTGACAGGGAGCGTGCAGTTCGGGATGGTCCTGGCGGATGCGGGGTACGGCGTGAATGCGAAGTTTCGACGCGCCCTCACTGCCCGTGGCCTGCGGTGGTCGGTCGGCACGGTCCGCACCCAACGGGTGTACCCCGCACAGGTCCACTTGATCCCTCTCCCCAAACGCTCTCGGGGACGACCCCAGAAGCACCCAACCCCCTCCGAGGACACCGAAACCATTGAGGCCGTCCTGGTCCGGGAACCCTGGCGTCGCGTGATGTGGCGCCAAGGCACGAAAGGACCGCTGACAGGGACATTCGCCGCGAAGTACGTCCGTCTGGCGGATGGCAACGCGAATGCTCGTGGCCAGCACCTTCCAGGGGAAGGTGCCTGGGTGATCGGGGAGCAGCGTGCTCGTGGAGAACGAAAGTATTACCTGTGCAATTTGCCGCCGGAGACGTCGTTTGACCATCTGGTTCGGGTGACGAAGCAGCGGTGGGCGTGTGAGTTGGGTCACCGGGAACTCAAGCAGGAGGTGGGGCTGGATCACTTTGAAGGGCGGACCTGGCAGGGCCTGCACCACCATGCGGTCCTGTGTCTGGTCGCCCTGCTGTTCCTCCAGTGGATCCGCCTGTCCCAGTTGGACGGCTTTTTTGGCGAATCTGTCCCCGCCATCAGAAGGGAGATCGCCGGGGTATCTCCTCGGCGATCTCAACGTCTGCGACTGTATTGCTCGTGCTGCACGGCCTTATTCAGCGGACCCTGA
- a CDS encoding aldo/keto reductase has product MPQRRLRNLTVSALGLGCMGMSAFYGATDETENMATLDRALERGVTFYDTADMYGPHLNEELLGRWLRGKREQVVLATKFGIVFDPANPMQRGINGRPEYVRQAIEGSLTRLGTEYVDLYYLHRVDPDTPIEDTVGAMAELVKEGKVRAIGLSEVSPDTLRRANAVHPVTAVQSEYSLWTRDPEEGILAACRDLGVGFVPYSPLGRGFLTGQIRSPDDIADDDFRKHNPRFQGQHFQKNLDLVREVQAIAAEKGCTASQLALAWVLAQGDDVVPIPGTRRVKYLEENLGALEVHLTEVDLARMDAAFPRGAAAGDRYPSSAMASLNR; this is encoded by the coding sequence ATGCCGCAGCGCCGCCTGCGGAACCTGACCGTGTCCGCGCTGGGCCTGGGCTGCATGGGCATGAGCGCCTTCTACGGCGCCACCGACGAAACCGAGAACATGGCCACCCTGGACCGCGCGCTCGAACGCGGCGTCACGTTCTACGACACGGCCGACATGTACGGCCCTCACCTGAACGAGGAACTGCTGGGCCGCTGGCTGCGCGGAAAGCGGGAGCAGGTGGTGCTGGCCACGAAGTTCGGCATCGTCTTCGACCCGGCAAACCCCATGCAGCGCGGCATCAACGGCCGCCCGGAGTACGTGCGCCAGGCCATCGAGGGCAGCCTCACGCGCCTGGGCACGGAGTACGTGGACCTGTACTACCTGCACCGCGTGGACCCGGACACGCCCATCGAGGACACCGTGGGCGCCATGGCCGAACTCGTGAAGGAAGGCAAGGTGCGGGCCATCGGCCTGTCGGAGGTGAGTCCGGACACGCTGCGGCGCGCGAACGCCGTTCACCCGGTCACGGCGGTGCAGAGCGAGTACTCCCTGTGGACCCGCGACCCGGAGGAGGGCATCCTGGCCGCCTGTCGCGACCTGGGCGTGGGCTTCGTGCCGTACAGCCCGCTGGGCCGAGGCTTCCTGACCGGGCAGATTCGGAGCCCGGACGACATCGCGGACGACGATTTCCGCAAGCACAATCCTCGCTTCCAGGGACAGCACTTTCAGAAGAACCTGGATCTCGTGCGGGAAGTGCAGGCCATCGCCGCCGAGAAGGGGTGCACGGCATCGCAACTTGCGCTGGCGTGGGTGCTGGCGCAGGGAGACGACGTCGTGCCGATTCCCGGCACGCGCCGCGTAAAGTACCTGGAGGAAAACCTCGGCGCCCTGGAGGTGCACCTGACTGAAGTGGACCTGGCGCGCATGGACGCCGCCTTCCCCCGGGGCGCGGCCGCCGGGGACCGGTACCCGAGCAGCGCCATGGCCAGCCTGAACCGGTAG
- a CDS encoding HD-GYP domain-containing protein translates to MTFQEHHRLQQLRQFARSGLGNTPARDFLLLTAPSALQDLDDRSVQRLLVLRLTLQRQHFAFAEALETIGALEEQADLAVDDAFMFACESVRVFLGLNRDGDAIASLLHAAALHPDVSGELQDYLLVTQSVLCSFLGDHEQRLQVSLRVQRTPPPGHPYHLNLNPGLVQGNVTWARVVTGDLEAALPGALTALADIRTRFPGGGTHAQFEVNTLHLRAMLGQTPDPAEFTQVRDLLRAQGNTGLSSSLLTAEALAAGNAGRTEEAHALFGQVLDLLRAQEQASRVPLLLYDQALAFYRARGNPEELVPVLEGRMRVVEAMQRQSHGMFLELERQAFELNRIRGDLVLSQADLITRLSAIGERRDDATGQHLRRVATLVLHLARALDLPDADLIAEAARLHDLGKVSLPDSILLKAGPLTPGEREVMQQHTTHGAELLAGGTSRVLMLAQSIALHHHERWDGTGYPHQLRGEAIPLPARLVAVADVFDALLSERPYKRAWPLTEALGEMRRLSGTHFEPRIVQALERVLDTVPQAADA, encoded by the coding sequence ATGACGTTTCAGGAGCATCACCGCCTTCAGCAGCTGCGTCAGTTCGCCCGGTCGGGTCTGGGGAACACGCCGGCGCGTGACTTCCTGCTCCTGACCGCCCCCTCCGCCCTGCAGGACCTGGACGACCGCAGCGTGCAGCGCCTGCTGGTGCTGCGGCTCACCTTGCAGCGCCAGCATTTCGCTTTCGCTGAGGCGCTGGAGACCATCGGAGCCCTGGAGGAGCAGGCGGACCTCGCGGTGGACGACGCGTTCATGTTCGCCTGTGAATCGGTGCGCGTGTTCCTGGGACTGAACCGTGACGGGGACGCCATCGCCTCCCTACTGCACGCCGCGGCGCTGCACCCGGACGTCAGCGGGGAACTGCAGGATTACCTGCTGGTCACGCAGTCGGTGCTGTGCAGTTTCCTGGGGGATCACGAGCAGCGGCTTCAGGTCAGCCTGCGGGTTCAGCGCACACCGCCCCCCGGGCACCCGTACCACCTGAACCTGAACCCTGGCCTGGTGCAGGGCAACGTCACCTGGGCGCGGGTGGTCACGGGAGACCTGGAGGCGGCGCTGCCAGGCGCCCTGACGGCCCTCGCGGACATCCGGACGCGCTTCCCGGGGGGCGGCACGCACGCGCAGTTCGAGGTGAACACCCTGCACCTGCGCGCCATGCTCGGCCAGACCCCCGACCCGGCCGAGTTCACGCAGGTGCGCGACCTGCTGCGCGCCCAGGGCAACACGGGGCTCAGCAGCAGCCTGCTCACCGCTGAGGCCCTCGCCGCCGGGAACGCCGGCCGGACCGAGGAAGCGCACGCGCTGTTCGGACAGGTGCTGGACCTCCTGCGCGCGCAGGAACAGGCCAGCCGCGTGCCGCTGCTGCTGTACGACCAGGCGCTCGCGTTCTACCGCGCCCGCGGCAACCCCGAGGAACTCGTGCCCGTGCTCGAAGGCCGCATGCGGGTGGTGGAGGCCATGCAGCGCCAGTCGCACGGCATGTTCCTGGAACTGGAACGGCAGGCGTTCGAACTCAACCGCATCCGCGGAGACCTGGTGCTCAGCCAGGCGGACCTGATCACCCGCCTCAGCGCCATCGGGGAGCGCCGGGACGACGCGACCGGCCAGCACCTGCGGCGCGTCGCGACCCTGGTGCTGCACCTCGCCCGGGCCCTGGACCTGCCCGACGCGGACCTCATCGCGGAAGCCGCGCGGCTGCATGACCTGGGGAAGGTGAGCCTGCCGGACAGCATTCTGCTCAAGGCCGGACCGCTCACACCCGGGGAGCGGGAGGTGATGCAGCAGCACACCACGCACGGCGCGGAACTGCTCGCCGGCGGAACCTCGCGCGTCCTGATGCTCGCGCAGAGCATCGCGCTGCACCACCACGAACGGTGGGACGGTACCGGCTACCCCCACCAGCTGCGCGGGGAGGCGATTCCCCTCCCGGCCCGGCTGGTCGCGGTGGCCGACGTGTTCGACGCGCTGCTCAGCGAACGCCCGTACAAGCGGGCGTGGCCGCTGACTGAAGCGCTCGGGGAGATGCGGCGCCTGTCGGGTACGCACTTCGAACCGCGCATCGTGCAGGCGCTGGAGCGCGTGCTGGACACCGTGCCGCAGGCCGCCGACGCCTGA
- the rsgA gene encoding ribosome small subunit-dependent GTPase A, with protein sequence MLTELEALGWGTDFERDYQAYLGALTPEEQALVQPVRVTGTGRQSVQVRGAQGEEEVQLAGALRQAQVTPAIGDWAVRQDTGAGPGRLVHVLPRRTTFSRAVGADDGRRAQAARQQIIAANVDVVLIVTTPDADFDAERLTRYVQAVEVSGARPVLVLNKADLHADVTWYLEQLRAVGPDLELHAVSAAAGAGLEGLRALLTGGVTLALIGSSGVGKSTLTNALLEGDVALTGAVRSTDGQGRHTTTTRTLYRVPGGGLLIDNPGLRDIAVWDSASVHFDDLEELATQCRFRKCTHTTEPGCAVQAAVRAGEIPTSRLAAFQAQARKRR encoded by the coding sequence ATGTTGACTGAGCTCGAAGCCCTCGGCTGGGGGACCGATTTCGAACGCGACTACCAGGCGTACCTGGGCGCGCTGACGCCGGAGGAGCAGGCCCTGGTGCAGCCGGTGCGGGTCACCGGCACCGGGCGCCAGAGCGTGCAGGTCCGCGGCGCGCAGGGGGAAGAGGAAGTCCAGCTGGCCGGCGCGCTCCGGCAGGCGCAGGTCACCCCGGCCATCGGCGACTGGGCGGTGCGGCAGGACACGGGCGCCGGACCGGGCCGGCTCGTGCACGTGCTGCCTCGCCGCACCACCTTTTCCCGCGCCGTGGGCGCCGACGACGGGCGCCGCGCCCAGGCGGCGCGCCAGCAGATCATCGCCGCGAACGTCGACGTGGTCCTGATCGTCACCACCCCGGACGCCGACTTCGACGCGGAGCGGCTGACGCGGTACGTGCAGGCGGTCGAGGTCAGCGGGGCGCGGCCGGTGCTGGTGCTCAACAAGGCCGACCTGCACGCGGACGTCACCTGGTACCTGGAACAGCTGCGCGCCGTGGGGCCGGACCTGGAGCTGCACGCGGTGTCCGCCGCGGCCGGTGCGGGCCTGGAGGGCCTGCGGGCCCTGCTGACCGGCGGGGTGACCCTGGCCCTGATCGGGTCCTCGGGCGTCGGCAAGTCCACCCTGACCAACGCCCTGCTCGAGGGTGACGTGGCGTTGACCGGGGCGGTCCGCTCCACGGACGGGCAGGGCCGGCACACGACCACCACCCGCACGCTGTACCGCGTTCCGGGCGGCGGCCTCCTGATCGACAACCCGGGCCTGCGCGACATCGCAGTGTGGGACTCGGCCTCCGTTCACTTCGACGACCTCGAGGAACTGGCCACGCAGTGCCGTTTCCGCAAGTGCACCCACACCACGGAACCCGGCTGCGCCGTGCAGGCGGCCGTGCGGGCCGGAGAGATTCCCACCTCCCGCCTGGCGGCCTTCCAGGCCCAGGCGCGCAAGCGGCGCTGA
- a CDS encoding sensor histidine kinase, whose amino-acid sequence MPLPLTVLSRRLQDITETLASATTEEAVFDVVLYPAMTALNATAATVLLRSGNDQELHVVASVGYDRGQPSIWQSALTEDDGPAADALRRKEPLFFERDRDLAQAYPNVERRTGAVSPVAATAVLPMFLDDRPLGVLVVDFQEPYTFTDDERWFLNVLAAQCAIAFGRARLLRSLEAQVAARTDSYLKEQDKLQLANDDLEAFSYSVSHDLRTPVRHISAFSQLLRKSSSECLDEPSRRYLQLIEDSATRMNTLIDAMLDLSRTSVLPLRSESVDLGALVNRARRDLELDTEDRTVQWNVGALPVVRGDPETLQQVMTNLLSNAVKYTRNEAVTHVRVWAEDQGEMWLISVQDNGVGFDARYADKLFGVFKRLHRPEDFEGTGVGLANVQRIVRRHGGEVWAQGSVGSGATFQFTLPKTP is encoded by the coding sequence GTGCCCCTCCCCTTGACAGTTCTGAGCCGCCGGCTCCAGGACATCACCGAAACGCTGGCCTCCGCCACCACTGAAGAGGCCGTGTTCGACGTCGTGCTGTACCCCGCCATGACCGCCCTGAATGCCACTGCGGCCACGGTGCTGCTCCGGTCGGGGAACGATCAGGAACTGCATGTGGTGGCCTCCGTCGGATACGACCGCGGCCAGCCGTCCATCTGGCAGAGCGCGCTCACCGAGGATGACGGACCGGCCGCGGATGCCCTGCGCCGGAAGGAACCCCTGTTCTTCGAGCGGGACCGTGACCTGGCCCAGGCGTACCCGAACGTGGAGCGCCGCACGGGGGCCGTCTCGCCCGTGGCCGCCACGGCCGTCCTGCCCATGTTTCTCGATGACCGGCCGTTGGGCGTGCTGGTGGTGGACTTTCAGGAGCCGTACACGTTCACCGATGACGAGCGCTGGTTCCTGAACGTGCTCGCGGCGCAGTGCGCCATCGCGTTCGGCCGGGCCCGGCTGCTGCGCAGCCTGGAAGCGCAGGTGGCGGCCCGCACCGACTCGTACCTCAAGGAGCAGGACAAGCTGCAGCTCGCGAACGACGATCTGGAAGCCTTTTCGTACAGCGTGTCGCACGACCTGCGCACGCCGGTGCGGCACATCAGCGCCTTTTCCCAGCTGCTGCGCAAGTCGTCGTCCGAGTGCCTGGACGAACCGTCGCGCCGGTACCTGCAGCTCATCGAGGACAGCGCCACGCGGATGAACACGCTGATCGACGCGATGCTGGACCTCTCCCGCACGTCCGTGCTGCCTCTGAGGTCGGAGTCGGTGGACCTGGGCGCCCTGGTGAACCGCGCGCGGCGGGACCTGGAGCTGGACACGGAAGACCGGACTGTGCAGTGGAACGTCGGGGCACTGCCCGTGGTGCGGGGCGACCCGGAGACCCTGCAGCAGGTGATGACGAACCTGCTGTCCAATGCGGTGAAGTACACCCGCAACGAGGCGGTCACGCACGTGCGCGTCTGGGCCGAGGACCAGGGCGAGATGTGGCTGATCTCCGTCCAGGACAACGGCGTGGGCTTCGACGCGCGCTACGCCGACAAGCTGTTCGGGGTGTTCAAGCGCCTGCACCGTCCCGAGGATTTCGAGGGCACCGGCGTGGGCCTGGCGAACGTGCAGCGCATCGTGCGCCGGCACGGGGGCGAGGTGTGGGCACAGGGCAGCGTCGGTTCGGGCGCGACCTTCCAGTTCACCCTGCCCAAAACCCCCTGA
- a CDS encoding GAF domain-containing protein: MIEPLPSDEVARLQVLGRYAILDTLPEEAFDRLTRLAARLFGTPTALVTFVDQESQWFKSCFGLDFQETPRNQSFCAHTMQRPQVMVVPDATRDARFRENPLVTEHPGIRFYAGAPLITRDGFGLGSLCIISPEPRASFSEEDAALLTDLAALVMDELEWRLDRLRLSTELRANAQMLAELKRLSGRAQLFEAVTALAACPLDLTDHMQALGALLERDLGLAALRVDGERGAAWVRDGPRHRANSADPEAADVRLSLGTPGGAARHLSVLRAIPGTFTPQEHALLEAAAQSVQVVFARRQGHELPARLPAPAGRAALDGAVRSSRTAGAGVSVMEFEVQGFTARPGAPAVTDPDGPLRVLGEALRISLGRAAGPYWPGGLRVAFVLPGDTVPEDLGAVMTRAAAVVRSAGFEPQGLRAGPGHIQGSGVAPAAVTRADTDRDTPRPAVGDVAFDPERRRVSRGAVSVQLTRPEALLLGLLIAQPERTVPRTDLMAALESPGANPEALVNVHISHLRQKLARLTRGMVVHTVPRHGYVLRLNNPAPASLAVGND; the protein is encoded by the coding sequence GTGATCGAACCTCTGCCGTCGGATGAAGTGGCGCGCCTCCAGGTGCTGGGCCGGTACGCCATCCTGGACACGTTGCCGGAGGAGGCGTTCGACCGCCTGACCCGCCTGGCCGCCCGGCTCTTCGGCACGCCGACCGCGCTGGTCACCTTCGTGGATCAGGAAAGCCAGTGGTTCAAGTCCTGCTTCGGGCTGGATTTTCAGGAGACGCCGCGCAACCAGTCGTTCTGCGCGCACACCATGCAGCGGCCCCAGGTGATGGTCGTGCCCGACGCCACCCGCGACGCGCGGTTCCGGGAGAACCCCCTCGTGACCGAGCATCCCGGCATCCGGTTTTATGCTGGCGCGCCGCTGATCACGCGGGACGGCTTCGGACTCGGGTCGCTGTGCATCATCAGCCCCGAACCCCGCGCGTCATTCTCCGAGGAGGACGCGGCACTGCTGACGGACCTGGCGGCCCTGGTGATGGACGAGCTGGAGTGGCGGCTCGACCGGTTGCGTCTGAGCACGGAGCTCCGCGCCAACGCGCAGATGCTCGCGGAACTCAAGCGCCTGTCGGGGCGGGCGCAGCTGTTCGAGGCGGTCACCGCCCTGGCGGCCTGCCCACTGGACCTCACCGATCACATGCAAGCCCTGGGGGCGCTGCTGGAACGGGACCTGGGCCTCGCGGCCCTGCGCGTGGACGGCGAGCGAGGCGCCGCATGGGTCCGGGACGGGCCGCGGCACAGGGCGAACAGCGCCGATCCTGAAGCGGCGGACGTCCGCCTGTCCCTTGGAACCCCCGGCGGCGCCGCACGGCACCTGAGTGTGCTGCGGGCCATCCCGGGCACCTTCACCCCGCAGGAGCACGCGCTGCTGGAAGCGGCCGCGCAGAGTGTACAGGTGGTGTTCGCGCGCCGGCAGGGCCACGAGTTGCCGGCGCGGCTCCCGGCGCCTGCGGGCCGCGCCGCTCTGGACGGCGCCGTGCGGTCCAGCCGGACCGCGGGCGCCGGTGTGAGTGTCATGGAGTTCGAGGTGCAGGGCTTCACGGCGCGGCCCGGGGCACCCGCCGTCACGGACCCCGACGGGCCCCTGCGGGTGCTCGGAGAAGCGCTGCGGATCAGTCTGGGCCGCGCTGCGGGCCCCTACTGGCCGGGCGGGCTGCGCGTGGCGTTCGTCCTGCCGGGTGACACCGTCCCTGAAGACTTGGGGGCAGTGATGACGCGGGCGGCCGCGGTGGTCCGCTCAGCCGGGTTTGAACCGCAGGGCCTGCGGGCCGGGCCAGGCCACATTCAGGGATCAGGCGTGGCTCCCGCCGCGGTCACACGTGCAGACACGGACCGGGACACTCCGCGCCCGGCTGTCGGGGACGTGGCGTTCGACCCGGAGCGCCGGCGGGTGTCCAGGGGCGCCGTGAGCGTGCAGCTCACCCGGCCCGAGGCGCTTCTGCTGGGCCTGCTGATCGCCCAGCCGGAACGCACCGTGCCCCGCACCGACCTGATGGCGGCACTGGAGAGCCCCGGCGCGAATCCGGAAGCGCTGGTCAACGTGCACATCAGTCACCTCCGGCAGAAACTGGCCCGGCTGACGCGGGGGATGGTCGTGCACACCGTGCCGCGCCATGGGTACGTCCTGCGCCTGAATAACCCTGCACCCGCCTCGCTGGCGGTCGGGAATGATTGA